The following are encoded in a window of Amaranthus tricolor cultivar Red isolate AtriRed21 chromosome 2, ASM2621246v1, whole genome shotgun sequence genomic DNA:
- the LOC130806163 gene encoding actin-depolymerizing factor 7 produces MANAASGMAVDDECKLKFQELKAKRSYRFITFKIEGQQVVVDKFGMPDETYDDFTNSLPADECRYAVFDFDFTTDENCQKSKIFFIAWSPDTSRVRMKMVYASSKDRFKRELDGIQVELQATDPSEMSFDIIKSRAL; encoded by the exons gcGAACGCTGCGTCAGGAATGGCTGTGGATGATGAGTGTAAGCTAAAGTTTCAAGAGCTAAAAGCAAAAAGATCATACCGATTTATTACCTTTAAGATTGAAGGCCAACAAGTGGTGGTTGATAAGTTTGGGATGCCAGATGAGACCTACGATGATTTTACCAACTCTTTGCCTGCTGATGAATGTCGTTATGCCGTTTTCGACTTCGATTTCACCACCGATGAGAACTGCCAGAAGAGTAAGATCTTCTTCATTGCCTG gTCTCCAGACACATCAAGGGTAAGAATGAAGATGGTGTATGCAAGCTCAAAGGATAGGTTCAAGAGAGAACTTGATGGGATTCAAGTTGAATTACAAGCAACAGATCCAAGTGAAATGAGCTTTGATATCATTAAATCGCGAGCATTATAA